From Caretta caretta isolate rCarCar2 chromosome 9, rCarCar1.hap1, whole genome shotgun sequence, one genomic window encodes:
- the SUCNR1 gene encoding succinate receptor 1, whose product MAVNKTGDCLEMDNTLQKYYLSTMYTIEFIFGIIGNSIVVFGYIFCLKVWKSGNIYLFNLSLSDFVFLCTLPMLVTSYSKGKWIYANILCKSNRFMLHVNLYTSILFLTFISIDRYMLIQYPFREHFLQKRKIAVVFSVAIWILVILELVPIITFIESRNTPSGNQCTDYASSENPKENLIYSMCLTLLGFVIPLCVMCFFYMKMVIFLKKRREQLTAAQPLEKPLSLVILALVFFSLFYTPYHIMRNVRIASQMESWKLSVCTQNIINTIYIITRPIAFLNSVMNPVFYFLMGDHFREMLMTKVRQLLKRFTPTANEAMTRHSDTGTP is encoded by the exons ATG GCTGTGAATAAGACAGGTGACTGCCTGGAGATGGATAACACCCTGCAAAAGTATTACCTTTCTACCATGTATACCATTGAGTTCATTTTTGGCATCATCGGAAACAGCATTGTTGTCTTTGGCTACATATTCTGCCTGAAAGTTTGGAAAAGTGGCAATATTTACTTATTTAACTTATCATTATCAGACTTTGTATTTCTATGCACACTTCCAATGTTGGTGACAAGCTACTCCAAAGGAAAATGGATATATGCTAACATTTTGTGCAAAAGCAACAGGTTCATGCTGCATGTAAACCTATACACAAGCATCCTTTTCCTTACTTTTATCAGCATTGATCGTTATATGCTCATTCAATATCCTTTCAGAGAACATTTTCTACAGAAGAGGAAGATAGCTGTTGTTTTCTCTGTTGCCATATGGATCCTTGTTATACTTGAACTGGTGCCAATAATCACCTTCATAGAATCTAGAAATACTCCCAGTGGTAACCAATGTACAGATTATGCAAGTTCTGAAAATCCAAAAGAAAACCTGATCTATAGCATGTGCCTGACTCTTCTGGGGTTTGTAATACCTCTGTGTGTTATGTGCTTCTTTTACATGAAGATGGTTATCTTTCTTAAGAAACGTAGAGAGCAGCTCACAGCTGCTCAGCCCCTTGAGAAACCTCTTTCTTTAGTCATCCTAGCACTGGTTTTCTTTTCACTATTCTATACTCCATATCACATAATGCGCAATGTAAGGATTGCCTCCCAAATGGAATCCTGGAAGTTATCCGTGTGTACGCAGAACATCATCAACACCATTTATATTATCACAAGGCCTATTGCATTTTTAAATAGTGTAATGAACCCTGTCTTTTATTTCCTAATGGGTGATCACTTCAGGGAGATGCTGATGACTAAAGTAAGACAACTCTTAAAAAGGTTTACACCCACAGCAAATGAAGCGATGACAAGGCACTCGGACACAGGAACACCCTGA